The stretch of DNA TTTTACCGATTAACCTTTATTCTTTTGTTAATCACAATAATTATTCAGATTTAATTAATAAAATTGATGAATTATATGATCATCCCAATCTTGCATGGCCATACATAGAAAAATATATCGCCAAAGCTAAAAAAGAGAAGGAATATCAGCACCTATTTTATGCTTATAAAGAGGCTATTTATGCTGTTCAATCAAAAGAAACAAAATTAAAATATGCTGACAGCTTAATTTATATAAGTAAAAATATCAATCATTCTGATTTTAAAGTTCAAGCATACCTTTCTAAAGGATTGATTCATTACCAAAATAAAGAATTAAAAGAGGCTTTAAAACAATATCAAAAAGCTTATAATCAAAAAGATTTTAGAACTGATGATTATCTTTTAGCGAAACTAAATATGAATACTGCAATTATTCTAGTTCATTTATTTCAATACCAGGATGCTAATGATATTTTACAAAATAATTTAAAATTTTATAAGAAAAAATTAAATAATCAGAATTCAAAAGCTTATTATTTAAACACAATCTTTTATTTAGGAAAAGTCAATCAAAAACTCAGAAATTATCAAATTGCAGATGAGTATAATAAAATGGGACTTGAACTCAGTAAAGATTGGAACGATAAAATATTTATCAGTTATTTCGAATGAGCAATCGATCAATTTTATAGCCTTAATTTTCAAACATCAATTCAGCAACTTAAAACCTTAGAAAATATTTTTATTGAAAGAGATGACTTTAATACATTGGCTTCTTTATATGAATATTTAGGATTATCCTATCAAAAATTAAATCAAAACGATAGTACAATGTTCTATCTTAATAAGGTAGATAGCATTTTTAATATCCATCCGAACATAGATGTTGATTATAGAAATTGTGTAGATGTCTTATATAAAATTCAAAGTACTAATCGTGATGTAAATAATCAAGATTATTATATCAATCAATTATTGAAATTCGATAAAATCAATCATGATAGAATTTCCATGTTGCCTCATAAAGCGTTACAAATCACTAATTCCAATAAAAATTTAAACCAAACGAAAAATATGATGAGATACATCGGTATCTCACTAGCTGCAACAAGTTTATTGTGTATCGGAATGAATAAAAGAGGAAAATATAGAAAGTTATTAGCCTCAAAGAAAATAAATTCAAAAGTGAAATTAAATCAATTGAAAGAATCAAGCATTAATCCATCAATTATACACGAGATTGAAATGAAACTTGAAAAATTTGAAAATAATCATGGATATTTAAAGGATAACATTTCTTTAAAATCGCTTGCAGCTGATTTAAACACGAATTCTTTATACTTATCTTATGTCATAAATAAACAAAAGAAATCAAATTTTAATACATATATCAACACGCTAAGAATTAACTATCTATTAAATCAATTAGACAAAAATCCAAAATACTTGAATTATTCTTTAAAAGGTTTAGCACAAGAAATTGGATTTAAAACTGCAAGACATTTTACAGAACAATTTTATAGAGTCACAAGTCAAAAACCTTTAGAATACATCAAAAATAAATACAATACAAATGATAAATCATGTAATTAAATGTATTTTTTGTCATATAATGGTCTGAAAATGACATGACTATTGTGATTTAATTTTGGGTTTTTAAACTTTGTACAACCATTGCGCAATGGAATTTTTAATGTTAAACTTTAAATTCCAAATTATGGCTAAACAAAAAGGATTTCTAAAACTAAGAGGTTCAATCGGAGATATGAACTTCTACAAGTCAAAAGATGGTTATATGGTTCGTGAAAAGTCATCATTGGACCGTAATACAATTTTAAGTGATCCACGTTTTCAAAGAACACGTGAAAACATGGAAGAATTTAAAAATGCAGGAGTGGCTGGAAAATTACTTCGTAATGCGTTTAATGCCTTAACAAAAAATGCAAAGGATAGTCGTTTAACTTCTCGTTTAACGAAAGTTATGCACATGTGCTTAAAAGAGGACTCAACAAGTCCGAGAGGTCAAAGAAATGTACACCTAGGAAATCAGCTATTATTAAAAGGGTTTGATTTCAATGCAGGGGGGATTTGGGCAAAATCGGTATTAATTCAAATTCAATCCAACATTGATCGTTCTTCTGGATTAACATCCATTACGTTTCCAGAATATAACGCATTAGATTTAATCATCGCACCTCAAGGTGCTACTCATTATCGATTTATCGCTTCTGCAACTGAAATTGATTTTCAAAATAATACCTACAATACCAAAACATCATATTCTGATGAGTTGGAATATAATGAAATTGTAGTTCCAACATTTACATTAGAAAATGAAATTAACGCCAATTCTGATGCTACAATTGCAATAGCGGTAGCAATTGAATTTTATCAAGAGGTCAATACTGTGCTGTATCCTTTAAAAAATGGAAGTTTCAATTGTGCTAACTTATTTGATATTCAGTTACCATGATAAAACTTGAATTGATAAGAAACTATCACCAAAAGGGTACAAATGGAATATTAAGGCTTGAAAATCAGATGATTTGTCAAACCATTGAATTACCATGGAAAAATAATGAAAAAAAAATATCGTGTATTCCTGAAGGTTGTTATCAAATCGTAAAACGTTATTCTAGTCGATTTAAAAATCATTTTTGGATTAAAAATGTACCCAACAGATCATTGATATTAATTCATCCTGCAAATAATGCAATTAAAGAATTACAAGGATGTATTGCTCCAGTATTAAAAACAATTAATCATGGAGTAGGTGAGTATTCAAGAAAAGCCTTTGAAAAATTATCAAATGTTTTAAATCCAATTCTTGAATCTAATCAAATCGTATTTATTCATATTAAAAATAGTCAAAATGAATCTATATAATCGGTTCAAAGCTCCAACACCTAAACTTTTTAGAAACTTAAGAAATATAGGTCTTACAATGGCTACAATTGGAGGAGTTATACTTTCTGCTCCTGTGGTATTACCCGCTACAATTATCACAATTGGGGGATACATTACAGTGGCAGGTGGCGTGATCTCCGCAATAAGTCAATTAACAGTTGATGATCATGCAACCAATGATGAATAATAATGATTCATCATTAATATTCGGTACAGTTGGAGGTACGATTTCAAGCATGTATGCATCTATACAATGGTCCGAATTTGCATATACAATTATTATGGCAATTGTAGGAGCTATATGCAGTTATTTGACATCTTATTATATGCAAAAGTTAAATAAATATTAGCCGTTTTAAGAAAATATTTATAACTTATAAGATGACTTACGAAGGTTAATAGTAGGATTCTAAAAATTCACTGATATGAGAAATGATCTTAAGAGAATTGTTATTTACCCAAAGGATGTATCTATACTAACTGGTAAAGGATACAGACAAAGTCTTAGACTTTTAAAAAATGCAAAGCATAAGCTAGGGAAAGATGAACATGATTTTCTTACGTTCGATGAATTTTTAACGGTGTATAAAATTAAATCCTAGTATTCCTGAAGTATCCACTCGTGGGCTTTTTTATTGAATATTTACCACTCAATGATGATTTCGGTAGTATCATTATATATTTATTTAGCTTCACTGCTACTTCTCGGTAAATGCACTATCATGAATGGATATAAGCTTAAACCTGTTCCGCCTTACAGAGAGTGTTTGTAAATAAACAATGTATTTAGATCTAAATACTTCTCTTCCGTCACTTCGAGTGAATTTTCTAAATGCAATGTAGAAAATTTGTATCGAGAAGTAAGACGTTAACACAAATAAAAATATTGCCTGAAAATCGTAGACGTTAAAAAAATAAATTGAAGAAGAGATTTGAATGAATTACCGAGCGATAGCGAGAGATTTAATACATTCCTCTGAATCAATTTATTTTTAGTCGAAGATTTTAGCAATGTCTTTTTTGGTTCGTTTTTTTGACGAAAAAAATGAACATAACTTTTAATTGCTATTTTTTTATTGATTTAATTTGTTGCTTTTCAACAAGACAAAATTAGGGTCTAACTGAGCAAAGAA from Faecalibacter sp. LW9 encodes:
- a CDS encoding helix-turn-helix domain-containing protein; amino-acid sequence: MASLYEYLGLSYQKLNQNDSTMFYLNKVDSIFNIHPNIDVDYRNCVDVLYKIQSTNRDVNNQDYYINQLLKFDKINHDRISMLPHKALQITNSNKNLNQTKNMMRYIGISLAATSLLCIGMNKRGKYRKLLASKKINSKVKLNQLKESSINPSIIHEIEMKLEKFENNHGYLKDNISLKSLAADLNTNSLYLSYVINKQKKSNFNTYINTLRINYLLNQLDKNPKYLNYSLKGLAQEIGFKTARHFTEQFYRVTSQKPLEYIKNKYNTNDKSCN
- a CDS encoding DUF5675 family protein — its product is MIKLELIRNYHQKGTNGILRLENQMICQTIELPWKNNEKKISCIPEGCYQIVKRYSSRFKNHFWIKNVPNRSLILIHPANNAIKELQGCIAPVLKTINHGVGEYSRKAFEKLSNVLNPILESNQIVFIHIKNSQNESI